One Halobacterium sp. DL1 DNA window includes the following coding sequences:
- a CDS encoding MerR family transcriptional regulator, giving the protein MTDWLEDDALADQYEDSSNLAARQVVHARFSTAEQSRHEWLFDQFDLPADADVLSLGAGQGVLWATNADRIPAGWDVTVTDAFQGMVFDAMETLEEVDREFHFDVVDACDIPYPEDSFDAVTANHVLSHLDDADRETALAETRRVLRPGGVCYASTNGEANLRELFGVAGEFGELPDTLAFSLENGGDQFRGAFDDVELRRFDDELRVTAPEPLVAYALSLPGYEPSDAHELGRAFRERVGDDAMRVTRDVGVFVAR; this is encoded by the coding sequence ATGACCGACTGGCTGGAGGACGACGCCCTCGCCGACCAGTACGAGGACTCGTCGAATCTCGCCGCCCGGCAGGTGGTACACGCCCGCTTCTCGACGGCCGAGCAGTCCCGCCACGAGTGGCTGTTCGACCAGTTCGACCTCCCCGCCGATGCGGACGTGCTCTCACTCGGCGCCGGCCAGGGCGTCCTCTGGGCGACCAACGCCGACCGCATCCCCGCTGGCTGGGACGTCACCGTCACCGACGCCTTCCAGGGGATGGTGTTCGACGCGATGGAGACCCTGGAGGAGGTCGACCGCGAGTTCCACTTCGACGTCGTGGACGCCTGCGATATTCCCTACCCCGAGGACTCCTTCGACGCCGTCACCGCCAACCACGTCCTCTCCCACCTCGACGACGCCGACCGGGAGACCGCGCTCGCCGAGACCCGGCGCGTCTTGCGACCTGGCGGCGTCTGTTACGCGTCGACGAACGGCGAAGCGAATCTCCGGGAACTGTTCGGCGTCGCCGGCGAGTTCGGGGAGCTGCCGGACACGCTGGCGTTCTCCCTGGAGAACGGCGGCGACCAGTTTCGAGGGGCGTTCGACGACGTGGAACTGCGTCGCTTCGACGACGAACTCAGGGTCACTGCCCCCGAACCACTGGTCGCCTACGCGCTCTCGCTACCGGGGTACGAACCGTCGGACGCTCACGAACTGGGCCGCGCGTTCCGCGAGCGCGTCGGCGACGACGCGATGCGCGTGACTAGGGACGTCGGCGTCTTCGTGGCGCGCTGA
- a CDS encoding endoribonuclease translates to MRKTLLGPGAGTVDSAELDHAVHSVGVATEHDGYTRVCLSGVASRESGFEAQVRDVLDFVGRVLSDVGGTFDDVVTMRWYVEADSLDRASQGTIHEVRAEFFEAPHYPASTMVGVASVLGETAVLELEVEAEIPDEDWQVDAFVGEDREEMSEDAAREMLTSESDAGSEPAPGGEPDADE, encoded by the coding sequence ATGCGCAAGACTCTGCTCGGCCCCGGTGCCGGCACCGTCGACTCCGCGGAACTCGACCACGCCGTCCACTCCGTCGGCGTCGCGACCGAGCACGACGGGTACACGCGCGTCTGCCTCTCCGGGGTCGCCTCCCGGGAGTCTGGTTTCGAGGCGCAGGTCCGCGACGTCCTCGACTTCGTGGGGCGCGTGCTCTCGGACGTCGGCGGCACGTTCGACGACGTGGTGACGATGCGCTGGTACGTGGAGGCCGATAGCCTCGACCGGGCGTCCCAGGGGACCATCCACGAGGTTCGCGCGGAGTTCTTCGAGGCGCCACACTACCCCGCGAGCACGATGGTGGGCGTGGCGAGCGTCCTCGGCGAGACGGCGGTGCTCGAACTGGAGGTGGAAGCGGAGATTCCGGACGAGGACTGGCAGGTCGACGCGTTCGTCGGCGAGGACCGCGAGGAGATGTCCGAGGACGCCGCCAGAGAGATGCTCACGAGCGAGTCGGATGCCGGGAGTGAGCCGGCGCCAGGGGGCGAGCCGGACGCAGACGAGTAG
- the ychF gene encoding translation-associated GTPase (the crystal structure of the Haemophilus influenzae YchF protein showed similarity to the yeast structure (PDB: 1NI3); fluorescence spectroscopy revealed nucleic acid binding; the yeast protein YBR025c interacts with the translation elongation factor eEF1) yields MLSIALAGKPNAGKSTFYTAATRSEVDIANYPFTTIDANRGVTHARTECPCLTREERCGHEHCHDGKRYVPVELLDVAGLVPGAHEGRGLGNQFLDELTNADVIVNVVDAAGATNAEGEPVEPGSHDPVEDIDFVETEMDLWLAGIIADNWESVERQSRSPGFDIEEAVTEMMTGFGASEHEVAAVLREVDYPDDPMQWTDENREALARGVRERTKPIVVVANKIDLAPEENVQRLLDLDKPVIPATAQGELALRRGADAGVVDYDPGDETFDITGDVSDEQRETLEELRETMAEYGGTGVQQGLDYAVYDLLGMVTAFPVQDQSKWTDGTGTVLPDAFLLDSGSTPVDLAYAVHSDIGDGYLHAVNAKTNREVGESYELEEGDVVKIVSTAK; encoded by the coding sequence ATGCTCTCTATCGCGCTTGCCGGGAAGCCAAACGCCGGCAAGTCCACGTTCTACACCGCGGCGACTCGCTCGGAGGTGGACATCGCGAACTACCCGTTCACCACGATCGACGCGAACCGCGGCGTCACCCACGCCCGCACGGAGTGCCCGTGTCTCACCCGCGAGGAGCGCTGCGGGCACGAGCACTGCCACGACGGGAAGCGCTACGTTCCCGTTGAACTGCTGGACGTGGCTGGACTCGTGCCGGGAGCTCACGAGGGCCGCGGCCTCGGCAACCAGTTCCTCGACGAACTCACGAACGCGGACGTCATCGTGAACGTCGTGGACGCGGCGGGCGCGACGAACGCCGAGGGCGAACCCGTCGAACCAGGGAGCCACGACCCCGTCGAGGACATCGACTTCGTGGAGACAGAGATGGACCTCTGGCTGGCGGGCATCATCGCGGACAACTGGGAGAGCGTCGAGCGCCAGTCCCGCTCACCGGGCTTCGACATCGAGGAGGCCGTCACCGAGATGATGACGGGGTTCGGCGCGAGCGAACACGAGGTTGCGGCCGTCCTCCGCGAGGTGGACTACCCCGACGACCCGATGCAGTGGACCGACGAGAACCGCGAGGCGCTGGCCCGTGGCGTCCGCGAGCGCACGAAACCCATCGTCGTCGTGGCGAACAAGATAGACCTCGCTCCCGAGGAGAACGTCCAGCGACTGCTGGACCTCGACAAGCCCGTGATTCCGGCGACGGCCCAGGGCGAACTCGCGCTCCGCCGCGGCGCCGACGCGGGCGTGGTCGACTACGACCCCGGCGACGAGACGTTCGACATCACGGGCGACGTGAGCGACGAGCAGCGGGAGACCCTCGAAGAGCTCCGCGAGACGATGGCCGAGTACGGCGGCACCGGCGTCCAGCAGGGCCTGGACTACGCGGTCTACGACCTGCTCGGGATGGTGACGGCGTTCCCCGTCCAGGACCAGTCGAAGTGGACCGACGGGACGGGCACCGTCCTGCCGGACGCCTTCCTCCTCGACTCCGGGTCGACGCCCGTGGACCTCGCGTACGCCGTCCACTCGGACATCGGCGACGGCTACCTCCACGCGGTGAACGCGAAGACGAACCGGGAGGTCGGCGAGAGCTACGAACTCGAAGAGGGCGACGTGGTGAAGATCGTCTCGACGGCGAAGTAG
- a CDS encoding inosine monophosphate dehydrogenase has product MNTVELTARLLAGVGLILTNGFFVAIEFALTRARQFTESEFVDGNAALERAWEMTQSLEIYLTTCQVGITASSIAVGIVAEPALAALFEPLFAETWLASVGAGALIAFLVINLVHLTHGEQTPTYLGVERSRMVCRYGAAPLYWFNWAISPIITLGDYVAKGTLRLFGVEMTGAWLETEEDVIETRAQLHSRVEDVLEEGELSDERLDEVISALEAGTTTVDEVMVDVDDVVFLSTTDSVAENVDRLESAQYTRYPLVGETPEEFEGIVYVPAVVEHLEELRAGELSFADVAVPPMTVTADATVSDAVDQFQVEHQELALVFSEGNVVGLLTATDAFEAVMGELEDPLDDAVEDEDVESGRPDDRRGDASGADD; this is encoded by the coding sequence ATGAACACTGTCGAGCTCACGGCGCGTCTGCTCGCGGGTGTCGGTCTCATCTTGACCAACGGTTTCTTCGTCGCAATCGAGTTCGCGCTGACGCGGGCCAGACAGTTCACGGAGTCGGAGTTCGTCGACGGGAACGCCGCCCTGGAGCGGGCCTGGGAGATGACCCAGAGCCTCGAGATCTACCTGACGACCTGCCAGGTCGGCATCACGGCCTCCAGCATCGCGGTCGGCATCGTCGCGGAGCCCGCGCTGGCCGCGCTGTTCGAACCACTGTTCGCGGAGACGTGGCTCGCGTCGGTCGGCGCCGGCGCGCTCATCGCGTTCCTCGTCATCAACCTCGTCCACCTCACGCACGGCGAGCAGACGCCGACGTACCTCGGCGTTGAGCGCTCGCGAATGGTCTGCAGATACGGCGCGGCCCCGCTCTACTGGTTCAACTGGGCCATCTCGCCCATCATCACGCTCGGCGACTACGTGGCGAAGGGGACGCTGCGGCTGTTCGGCGTCGAGATGACTGGCGCGTGGCTGGAGACCGAGGAGGACGTCATCGAGACGCGCGCCCAGCTCCACAGCCGCGTCGAGGACGTCCTCGAGGAGGGCGAACTCAGCGACGAGCGCCTCGACGAGGTCATCAGCGCGCTGGAGGCCGGCACCACGACCGTCGACGAGGTGATGGTCGACGTCGACGACGTCGTGTTCCTCTCGACGACGGACTCGGTAGCGGAGAACGTGGACCGACTGGAGTCGGCCCAGTACACGCGCTACCCGCTCGTCGGGGAGACGCCCGAGGAGTTCGAGGGCATCGTCTACGTCCCCGCCGTCGTCGAACACCTCGAGGAGCTCCGCGCCGGCGAGCTATCGTTCGCGGACGTCGCCGTGCCGCCGATGACCGTCACCGCGGACGCGACGGTCAGCGACGCCGTCGACCAGTTCCAGGTCGAACACCAGGAGCTCGCGCTGGTGTTCTCGGAGGGGAACGTGGTCGGCCTCCTGACCGCGACGGACGCCTTCGAAGCGGTGATGGGGGAACTGGAGGACCCGCTCGACGACGCGGTCGAAGACGAGGACGTGGAGAGCGGCCGACCGGACGACCGCCGGGGCGACGCCTCGGGAGCCGACGACTGA
- a CDS encoding acyltransferase — protein sequence MLGTNPIDELVVPDGTTVEEHDLVTDGDVLVGGQSAVELGVRGRNVVAGERVSVDGDIEAEADCRLDMWCEVDGNVLAGQDAYLGERAHITGRLVVGGDLDIGDDVDIEEGFEASGWIVIRNPMPTITFFVMYLTHLLRLGEEEQAQELVDELATDGDLDPLRIPRSASVSDDAWRVSTPATIGDDCRLHGNIRATAIDVGRDNNIFGSLRAQDEVVVGSGTKIHGDVTTREGDVRVEDGAVVLGDVSGHDVEIHEGAEVDGVIRATGEMRLGSGADRDAE from the coding sequence GTGCTCGGCACGAACCCCATCGACGAACTCGTCGTCCCCGACGGCACGACCGTCGAGGAACACGACCTGGTCACCGACGGCGACGTGCTCGTCGGCGGCCAGTCCGCGGTGGAACTCGGGGTTCGCGGCCGGAACGTCGTCGCGGGCGAGCGTGTCTCAGTCGACGGCGACATCGAGGCGGAGGCGGACTGTCGACTCGACATGTGGTGCGAGGTCGACGGCAACGTCCTCGCCGGTCAGGACGCCTACCTCGGCGAGCGCGCCCACATCACGGGCCGCCTCGTCGTCGGCGGCGACCTCGACATCGGCGACGACGTCGACATCGAGGAGGGGTTCGAGGCCTCGGGGTGGATCGTCATCCGGAACCCGATGCCGACGATCACGTTCTTCGTGATGTACCTCACCCACCTGCTCCGGCTCGGCGAGGAGGAGCAGGCCCAGGAACTGGTCGACGAACTCGCCACCGACGGCGACCTCGACCCGCTGCGCATCCCCCGCTCGGCGAGCGTCTCCGACGACGCGTGGCGCGTCTCGACGCCCGCCACCATCGGCGACGACTGCCGGCTCCACGGCAACATCCGCGCGACCGCCATCGACGTCGGCCGCGACAACAACATCTTCGGGAGCCTGCGCGCCCAGGACGAGGTGGTCGTCGGCTCCGGCACGAAGATCCACGGCGACGTGACCACCCGCGAGGGCGACGTCCGCGTCGAGGACGGCGCCGTCGTCCTCGGCGACGTCTCCGGCCACGACGTCGAGATTCACGAGGGTGCGGAGGTCGACGGCGTCATCCGCGCGACCGGTGAGATGCGCCTCGGCAGCGGCGCCGACCGCGACGCCGAATAA